AATAATCTCAGGTGTTCTAaagtaatatttaaatttgatgttATACACAATTCAAAATATGTTTACAAAATTTGGTACTTTGGTGTGGGATGTTAAATATAAATGATTTCGACACTTGATGGAGTTCATAGACTCCTTACCTACTAAAGGAACTATAGTCTTCCTTTTTAGATCCATGCACCCTGTGGGTGCTTAGGAAATGCTAACGACTACAAGAAAATTGAGGTTACTGCCCTCACTAAATTAATAAAACCAGTGAAACAACAGAGCCATTCTAGCATTAAAATGTTAATTTATATTACTTTAAATGTCAGAAGACAAATGATACAAACAGCAGAGAAAAAGCGAACCTAGAAGCCACACGAACATTATATTCCTTCCCAGGATGATAAAATTCTGCAAGTCCCCAATCTATTAGCCGAAGTTTTCGCTGCTCATGATCAATCATTACATTGTGGGGCTTCACGTCACGGTGCATAATACCTTGAGAATGACAATAATCTAATGCCTGCAAGGGACACAGTAATACTTGAATTTTCTGACAAGTGACACCTCAAGAAAATATCAATTGCAAGGCACAAAATGgaaacatgcatcatctcaAAAATGAGAAGAACGAAAAAAATGAGATAATTCAGGCCATGACACCTTATGCAACTAATAAGCAGCTTAACAAAAAATAGATCTAAGATTTTAATAGTCGAGTCTGTAACAATAGCAGCGCAGTGTTATTATCAAAGGTGCACTTAAAGCGCGCTTAAGCtctgaagcgaggctcaaaacgtgttgagcGCTTTGCCTCGCTTAATGTGCGTTTTAGTGTCATCATCAAGGCTCTAACTCATACTTTTccttgagcatgagtatttctTGAAGAGGCGACACTAAATCATTGGTATGTCACTTTATCGTAAAAACAATCAATTTCTTTATCCATACATTTGTTATTCatgattataattattattctttaaacatatatatatttatatgttttatCCATTTGGGCCTTTACTCAATAAAATCCATGCTTTATTTTCTCTTAAAGCCCCAACgaaccttagagcttttttgtgCTTTTCGCTTTTGATAACACTGTAGAAGCGGCACCACAAACATCTATGTCATGATCCTAGACTAGCAATTGCCAATAAACATTTTGCTCCATTATAACACATCTCATTCTTATGCCcaataatttttccttcaaTTCTGTAACATGTTTTTTCGTGTACTAGAGAAGCTGAGATATCTCATCAAATTACCCAGCAGAACAGAACAATATGAACCTCAGATGATACCGTTATCTATCTTTACACCCAAATCTCACCAGTCAGCAGAAATCAAAAAAATGTGTCCTATCCACTCATAATAGAAAACAAGGAGCTTACCGTCGTACTCCCTCCCATCTCAAGAAACTTGATCTACTTTAACTTGCATGGAGATTGAAAATAGAATATTTAGTTGCAgattttttgttttgataaaTCATATTTAGATACATTTTTTCTTCGATAACGGTGATGTCCAGGTCAACTTGCCCACCCATGTctagatacaacaacaacatacccaatgtaatgCCACAAGTGGAGTTTGGGGATGGTAGTGTGTACCCAGACCCTACCACATGTCTAGATACATTATTATATTGAATATGAAAGACATGATTCGCATAATAGTTTCAAATGTGAAAAATGAGAGTTCAGTTAATGAGAATAGTTCAAGAAGTTGGAAAATTAGTTTTCCCCACCTAAGGAAAGAATTCAAACTTTAGGAAGAGGTAAAAACAAAAATAGATCAAGCATTATGCACATAATCATTCTGTGAAATTTGTTCAAAAAGAGTAGTGAAATTCCtcattaaaaataagaatattatCTCAAGGCAATTTGCACAGATCATCTTCAGATAATATCTTAAAGGAGATCCAAAGGGAGCATTCTGTATAGAAATAATCTAATATTACTGTAATGAGTGTAATCTATAGCAAACGCCCATAACCAATCAGAAAAATATTGGAGATACACAAAAAAAACATATACTGAGAAGCTTTAAAAATCCACATCAAGAGAAAACTTGCCTTCAACAGCTCATAGATGTAATATCTAACGTCAAAGTCGGAAAGAGTTGGATAAAGCACTTTAAAATCTGTGTTGTTCACATATTCAAATATAAGACTTGGAGTCTTCGATTGCTGATCTCTGACAATATCGAGTAACTTCACAATATTAGGTCCACCGCAAAGATTCTGCAGTATCTTAATCTCACGCTTGATCTGCAGTTAGTGACAATAACAGATAAGTACCTGTGCAAAATAAAGGTACAAAGATATGTTGTAATAAATAGAAGAGTATGATTCAGAGCGCCACAGAAAGACAAATGCACATATAACTTGCAGATAGATGATAGTCCAGCACTCATAAGTAATCAAGAGTTACTACAGTAAGTTAACAGAACAGAAAAATTaagagatattttttttatgacaagggaAACCCGCAGCCGCTACCCTTTAGTGCGCATAAGGTAAAACCCCTGCTCCTAATGCAATAGCTCGCAGATCACACAAGAGAGGTAACCCGCACTATGCAAGCCCGGTGCGATGAGCTCGACCCAGAAGGCAAACCCCTTGCTTTTGCTGGCAAGgggtttcgaacttgagacctccaacatgGAAGTCCCAAGCCCAAACCACTGGGCCACCCCGAAGAGTACAAAAAAGTTAAGAGATATACACACAAAAGAACGCATTTTGCGAAAGAATGAAAGATAAAGAAAGTTAAAACCTGGAGATATCAGATGAACTTGAAGAATATCAAAAATTACATTACGTAGCTCAGAAACACAGATCTACGAAATCACAAACCCTTTTAAAAACTTGAACATTCTAAGAAACTGGTTCGACTCAGGATCATAAACACGATAACTTCCCAATTTGAAGAACATCTACAAGTCTTCTCTACGTTTAACAAGCTTGgcggaaaaaaaaaatatatatatatatatgcatgtagTAATATGACATCAAGGATACTGCAACATTATTGCAGAATGTGGTAAATTAAGCTCCAGAAGGTGCAAGTAGCACACATCGAGGATAAAAATGAGAGGTCTCTTGAGATTGTTTGGGCATGTCATCGACCTCAAGACGCATCAGTCACTAGGCGTGAAATCATGGTGAGTGGAGACCTAAAATAACAATGAAGGAAGTTCTCTTGAAAGATTTATAAGGTCTTGGAATTCCTATAGTCAACCCTAACTTGCTTGAGGTTGAGGTAGTTGTGTGTTGTGGTAAATTAATGTCGAATTAGAATATCACCAACTGATATTGTTGTTAGTTCTGGTTTTGTTCATCTTAGAAATGAGGTTTTACAATCTTCTGCTAAGATCTTTGATGTTTCTCTTATCCAGTTGGatcaatttcttctttctttttttgtaacGATGGTGTCCAGGCCAGTTTGTGCGCACCTGATAATTCCAGGGGAGTACCTCCTACCTCCCACCGGCACATATACCGGGTAacgaagaaaataaaattgttatCTCCCACACTTTCTTTATTAAACCAAACTTACTTCACATATGGAACAAAACAGAAACCAAAACCTGTAAACCAAAATGCAGCATGAGAAGAGATTATTCCTTTAGCTACCTGCATTCGACATCACTTGCGTAGTAAAAGAGGGTGCCTTTCCAAAGATTTCCAGAAACATGTGCCTTAGTAATGATAATACTTCTACATTCAAGTGGTGGGTGGTGCTAATCATGTTGAGTAAAAGGGAATGTCTTTAAGAAGATATTACTTTAGTTCGtgcaattaaaacaaaaaaaagttaaGCCTGTTGTAAGTTCACCGAAGCTAACTTAGGGAAAGGACTGCAGCTTTGAGAAGCCACTAAAAGGATCTAACCGCATGCAGAAGAAGAACCCTCAAAATTCTGTTCTAATCATCCCCATTGCACCTTCTGTATGGTTTCCAAGTTTGAGTTGTAGACCacttctttcaaaactcaatcatgTCTTTCTTTCTCATATATCAAGCTGATTCCAACATCTTAAATGAGCCTATTATATTTCACTACTTACCAAAAAATGAGCCTACTCTAGTTTATACTCATATAACACACTAGCAACTGAAACTTTATCATTCCTCAAGCTGGCAATAGAAGTATTCCAATAATAAAAATTCCGCACCTCACAATGAAAATGTTTAAATTTCTAATCAGCATCAATTTCTAGAATAGAAGCTTATAAACTAGCATTGAATACGGATATATAAAGAAGTAAAGAAGGAACAACCaacctttttcttcttcactgGCTTAAGGATTTTGATGATGCATTTTTCATTATTAGTAGTGTGAATTCCCTCAAACACCTCGCTGTACTTCCCTCTCCCAACTTTCCTTACCACCTCGTAATCATCCTGCTCCCTATACAACCAATCAACAAACACAGGAAACATCAACTCCGTCTAAACAACCTTGAAAGCACCTatagtaaagaaaataaaaatataaatcaacaAATTACCCCCATTGAACAGTAAGGGATTCATAATCCCAATACTCTTTAGGTCGGATCACATTGATATCCGTATAAACCCGGGCCTTTGAAGGCGCGCCGGGACGGCGAATAGATTTTCCTATTTTCTGCGCCAGGGCTTCGGATAGAGTAGCCGACGGTCGGAGAAGAGAAGAAGACGGCGGCGGTGGAGGCAGAGAAGATGATTTGTGCTTCTGTCGCGTAAGAGATACCGAAGTGTTGGAGGCAAAACGACAGAGAAGAGAGGGGAAGAGAAGGAGGGAAGTCGCCGGAGAAGGAGAGAGGAGGCGGTAGTGGAGTGAAACAATGAAGAAATGAGAAGGCCGTAGGGCCATCAAACGGGGGAGGGTTATATATTTGGGGTAATGGGATTATGCTTGAAATGGAACCCTCCTCATTGGTTTCTTCGACTTTGCATCTCATGCTTTGTCTACATCTTATTCAATCCAACGGCGTCGTACACTAGTATATTctatatttttccattttttaaaaaaaataatctcaagaTGTATACATAGTTTCCTTTTGATTCGCGAATTAAATTATTCCGATATTATAATATTGGGATATTCATCAAGATTATGTTTGACATTAAATTTATACTTTATTTGATTGAAAATCCAAATAAAGTATAACTTTAGTCCaaagttaattttaaaaattccaTCTTATTATGTAAACCAAGTGATCCTTTATAGTACATGTATTTAGGGTTGTTCATCGTTAtgattaaaaaatcaaattgaatCGCAATTCGAACCAAACTGattaaaaattcaatatttggtttggtttgatttggttagGTTAGGTTaggtttaattttaaattttgaaaatcgatactattttgatttggttttggttttactAAAAAACACGCAAAAATAACCAAAGCAAACCgaaaaactaaatatatatatatatatatatattataattaattatatacattcatacataaaatataaatattttattttttaattaacttAAGTCTTTAACTTTACCATTTTCTCTAGCCCAACacttaaattttgatatataattttcttgtaaCCCCTCCCCGGGTAGTTCATCAATTGTTGAGTTTGGGATTATTTTTATGCAATAAAAATTTGTTCGTTGGTGTATAATGACTTTAGTATTGCTTAACTAAATCACTCTATTCGTGTAATAATAACTCTAGTAT
The sequence above is a segment of the Solanum dulcamara chromosome 11, daSolDulc1.2, whole genome shotgun sequence genome. Coding sequences within it:
- the LOC129872109 gene encoding casein kinase II subunit alpha-like, whose amino-acid sequence is MALRPSHFFIVSLHYRLLSPSPATSLLLFPSLLCRFASNTSVSLTRQKHKSSSLPPPPPSSSLLRPSATLSEALAQKIGKSIRRPGAPSKARVYTDINVIRPKEYWDYESLTVQWGEQDDYEVVRKVGRGKYSEVFEGIHTTNNEKCIIKILKPVKKKKIKREIKILQNLCGGPNIVKLLDIVRDQQSKTPSLIFEYVNNTDFKVLYPTLSDFDVRYYIYELLKALDYCHSQGIMHRDVKPHNVMIDHEQRKLRLIDWGLAEFYHPGKEYNVRVASRYFKGPELLVDLQDYDYSLDLWSLGCMFAGMIFRKEPFFYGHDNYDQLVKIGKVLGTDELNSYLNKYRLELDPHLAALVGRHSRKPWAKFINAENQHLAVPEAVDFVDKLLRYDHQERPTAKEAMAHPYFYPVRNAESSRTRTH